The genomic DNA GCGTCACCGGCCACGGACGACGCCCGCAGCCGTCCGCCGTCCCGGGACCAGAGTCCGGACACGACCCGGCCGGTCAGCTCCTCGTCGGCGGGCGGCGACAGCCAGGGCATCAGGCCCCGGTATATCCCGCCGAGCACCACCGCGTCCGGGTCGAGCAGATTCACCGCGCCCGACAGCACCCGGCCCAGCATCCTGCCCGCGCCGTCGACCGCCGCCACCGCACGCGCGTCCCCGGCCCGTGCGCGCCGCTCCAGTTCCGCGACCCCGGCACCGCCGCCGGCCCCGTCGATCCCGGCCGCCCGCAACAGCGCCGCCTGCCCCGCGTACTGCTCCAGGCAGCCCCGCGATCCGCACCTGCACTCCGGGCCCGAGGGGTCCACCACCACATGCCCGATCTCCCCGGCGAAGCCGTGCGCACCGCGCAGCAGCTCCCCGTCGATCACCAGCGCGCCGCCGACCCCGATCTCACCGGTCAGGTACAGAAAGCTGCGGACCCTGTCGAGCCCGCCGAACCACAGTTCGGCCAGCGCCGCCAGATTGGCCTCGTTCTCCGAACGCACCGCGAGCACCGCCCGGCCGGGCCGCAGCCCGGCGAGGGCGTCCGCGAACAGTTCCTCGGCCGGTACCCGGTTCCAGCCCAGATTGGGCGCCTGGCGCACCGAACCGCCGGAGACGAGCCCCGGCAGCCCGAGCGCCGCACCGACGGGGTGCAGATCCTGCTCGCGCGCCGACTCCAGGGTCCGGGCCGCGATCCGGGCGGCCCGTGCCAGGACCTCCCCGGGCGGGGCGCTCCGGTTGTCGAGGTGCTCGGTCTGCCGGACCCGGCCGGTACCCGCCAGATCGACGACGCAGACCGACACATAGTCGATGTTGATCTCCACGCCGATCCCGGCGGGGCCGGTGCGCGCCACCTTCAGCGCCGTGCCGGGGCGTCCGGCCTGGCCGCTGAAGGTCTTGCCCGACTCGGTGAGGAAGCCGATGCCGAGCAGCTGCTCGACCAGCGAGGACACCGCTGCGCGGGTCAGCCCGACCCGGGCGGCCACCCCTGCCCGGGTCGCCTCCCCGGCCTCGCCCACATCCCGGACGGCGCGCAGGACGAGGCTCAGATTGTTCCGTCGGACGGTGTCCTTGTCGGCCTTGGGGCCCAACGGTGCGGGGGTGCTCTTCATATCGCCGCCGAGCCTATGTGATGCCGGGCGGGGCGGGCGGCGCGCCGGGACGGGGATCCGCCCCCGCCCGGCGTGCCGCCCGCCCCGGCAGGGCGGCGTACCGGCGCGCCCGGCTCAGGGCTTCGCGCCCCGTGCCTTCAGCATGTCCGCCATGAGCCCGATCTCCGACTGCTGGCCGCGCACCATGCCGGCCGCCAGATTC from Streptomyces sp. NBC_00654 includes the following:
- a CDS encoding ROK family protein, producing the protein MKSTPAPLGPKADKDTVRRNNLSLVLRAVRDVGEAGEATRAGVAARVGLTRAAVSSLVEQLLGIGFLTESGKTFSGQAGRPGTALKVARTGPAGIGVEINIDYVSVCVVDLAGTGRVRQTEHLDNRSAPPGEVLARAARIAARTLESAREQDLHPVGAALGLPGLVSGGSVRQAPNLGWNRVPAEELFADALAGLRPGRAVLAVRSENEANLAALAELWFGGLDRVRSFLYLTGEIGVGGALVIDGELLRGAHGFAGEIGHVVVDPSGPECRCGSRGCLEQYAGQAALLRAAGIDGAGGGAGVAELERRARAGDARAVAAVDGAGRMLGRVLSGAVNLLDPDAVVLGGIYRGLMPWLSPPADEELTGRVVSGLWSRDGGRLRASSVAGDAARGAAALVVRDVLTDPVAYAR